In Legionella spiritensis, the following proteins share a genomic window:
- a CDS encoding cold-shock protein has protein sequence MSEKIRGTVKWFKDDKGFGFIEAEGRDYFVHFSAILSQGFKTLQEGTPVLFKATQGAKGPQAEEVEVV, from the coding sequence ATGTCAGAAAAAATCCGGGGAACCGTCAAGTGGTTTAAAGACGATAAAGGCTTTGGCTTCATTGAGGCTGAAGGTCGCGATTACTTTGTTCATTTTAGCGCTATTCTCAGCCAGGGCTTTAAAACCTTGCAGGAAGGCACACCAGTTCTGTTTAAAGCGACCCAGGGTGCTAAAGGCCCGCAGGCTGAAGAAGTGGAAGTGGTGTAA
- a CDS encoding protein kinase domain-containing protein, with protein sequence MQSQLIDLQEISNYEELKQKRFKDALNELIKNPNNLLNGKLEAGKDYLVTFKSFSEDNFEDFLDDPAKKDRDKEFEWRVQFNQDILVIDLSTNNISRPNALLLKKMLENPEINKDGKLDKNEPYLVQNDHGEQQWVCLSHSIQARPSKTSANQLKYQIHGEYIAEGAMGRVKKSPSYIVFDEDNSAKIENPDFVVKIEVFTRNKDSSDDDERRRVNRQRRNIEKEDEITRKIIKRTKPTVRKIIRDKDNRVQKVKWYRYMPNLGDDLLHFKERKIEGKSKLENTSFDDRLEIISNAFQRLHEIHEKGFIHADIKLENMFIKDGSLMPEFADFGLSYEIGSGAPLYPLTGTIPYLAPEMWEDKPEMYTATDVYATGPVAAFLLDDKLTPKILFSEYYKNFEKIIAGQVKLHGHPYNNLLQLPKDRENDKNIFVNFLLELTDLDPQKRPSCIEAKFFFSYMKNDSNPRTLLMLALEHRNMNQLIDFLKRKKDPRTGLIHALEERSNFQLTEDDRKILRYTIEEILSRDMQDPEFRALYKSLPDNVKKQLFVNEKPKIDVIKQLSSEIALPSLDKAIEFKERLKSRMGALEWILEFSGDKEELINKLEDFLNDIESIVDLKSHQETLTSSLTKVETAIQGQEKEEQRFNTGWNRYLSTFFSSRSSANYKETQVQNIEAMRQYKNLHENIATALELINEKIHEIEPKINKK encoded by the coding sequence ATGCAGTCACAACTAATTGATTTGCAAGAGATATCAAATTATGAGGAATTAAAGCAAAAGCGATTTAAAGATGCTTTGAATGAGCTTATAAAAAACCCGAATAATTTGTTAAATGGCAAATTGGAAGCAGGTAAAGATTACCTCGTAACTTTCAAAAGCTTTTCTGAAGATAATTTTGAAGACTTTCTAGACGATCCAGCGAAGAAAGACAGAGATAAAGAATTTGAATGGCGTGTACAATTTAACCAGGATATTCTGGTTATAGATTTATCTACAAATAACATTAGTCGGCCAAATGCCCTGCTTTTAAAAAAAATGCTGGAAAACCCGGAAATTAATAAGGATGGCAAGCTAGATAAAAACGAGCCCTACCTTGTGCAAAATGACCATGGTGAGCAACAATGGGTTTGCCTGTCCCATTCTATACAAGCACGTCCATCAAAAACATCTGCCAACCAATTAAAATATCAAATTCACGGTGAATATATTGCTGAAGGTGCTATGGGCAGGGTAAAAAAATCACCTTCCTATATTGTTTTTGATGAAGATAATTCTGCCAAGATTGAAAATCCGGACTTTGTGGTAAAAATTGAGGTTTTTACTCGAAATAAAGACAGCAGTGATGATGATGAGAGAAGGAGGGTTAATCGCCAACGAAGGAATATAGAAAAAGAAGATGAAATTACCCGGAAAATAATAAAAAGGACGAAACCAACGGTTAGAAAAATAATTCGTGACAAGGACAACAGAGTTCAAAAAGTAAAATGGTATCGTTATATGCCGAATCTAGGAGATGACTTACTACATTTTAAGGAACGTAAGATAGAAGGAAAATCCAAACTGGAAAATACAAGTTTTGATGACCGTCTGGAAATCATTTCAAATGCTTTTCAACGCTTGCACGAAATACACGAGAAAGGGTTTATTCATGCGGATATTAAACTTGAAAACATGTTTATTAAGGATGGCAGTCTAATGCCTGAATTTGCCGATTTTGGCCTTTCCTATGAGATAGGCTCTGGCGCTCCCCTTTATCCATTGACAGGTACCATTCCATATCTGGCACCCGAAATGTGGGAAGATAAACCTGAAATGTATACGGCAACTGATGTCTATGCAACGGGTCCTGTTGCTGCTTTTCTCCTCGATGATAAATTAACACCAAAAATCTTATTTAGTGAGTATTACAAGAACTTTGAGAAGATAATAGCTGGGCAAGTCAAACTTCATGGCCATCCATACAATAATCTGCTTCAGTTACCCAAAGACCGTGAAAATGATAAAAATATTTTCGTTAACTTCCTTTTAGAGCTCACCGATTTAGACCCCCAAAAAAGACCAAGTTGCATCGAGGCAAAATTCTTTTTTTCTTATATGAAAAATGATAGCAATCCACGAACGTTACTGATGCTCGCATTAGAACATCGTAATATGAATCAGTTGATTGATTTTCTAAAAAGAAAAAAAGATCCTCGCACCGGACTGATACATGCACTGGAAGAAAGATCTAATTTTCAACTGACAGAGGACGATAGAAAAATATTAAGGTATACAATCGAGGAAATATTATCAAGAGATATGCAGGATCCTGAATTCAGAGCACTTTATAAAAGCCTTCCTGATAATGTCAAAAAGCAACTGTTTGTTAATGAAAAACCGAAAATTGACGTGATAAAACAATTATCTTCAGAAATTGCATTACCCTCTTTGGACAAAGCCATTGAGTTTAAGGAACGATTGAAAAGCAGGATGGGCGCATTAGAATGGATTTTAGAATTTTCCGGGGATAAAGAAGAATTGATTAATAAACTTGAAGATTTTTTAAATGACATAGAAAGTATTGTTGATTTGAAATCGCATCAGGAAACTTTAACGAGTTCATTAACGAAGGTTGAAACAGCAATACAAGGTCAAGAGAAAGAGGAGCAAAGATTCAATACGGGTTGGAACAGGTATCTCTCTACATTTTTCTCGTCCAGGAGCAGTGCAAATTATAAGGAGACGCAAGTTCAAAATATAGAGGCAATGAGACAATACAAAAACCTGCACGAAAATATTGCAACTGCTTTGGAGTTAATAAATGAAAAAATTCACGAGATTGAGCCGAAAATTAATAAAAAGTAG
- a CDS encoding IS256 family transposase, with protein MTHDIDELAQEIAKTCKTQEDFTEFFKQLKRRGLEAALSGELTHHLGYDKHAKAVERKSNSRNGYSKKTIQVNEGEMEIAVPRDRTGTFEPHIIPKYATRFDGLDEKIISFYARGLSTRDIQSELEEIYGTTISPTLISSVTDAVLSDVRAWQARPLDSCFPIVYLDCIVVKVKTDKGIINKSVYLALGVNTDGYKELLGMWISQNEGAKFWLNVLTDIKNRGLDEIFIACVDGLTGFPEAIETVYPHAKVQLCIVHKIRNSLAYVSWKDRKILAADLKTIYSAKTLIEAEMALEAFSEKWDDQYPSISSSWRRDWIRITPFFDYPADIRRAIYTTNAIESLNMTLRKVIKNKRMFPSDESVFKLLYLAIERIARKWTMPIHNWKPAMNRFMIEFGDRVTE; from the coding sequence ATGACTCATGATATAGATGAATTGGCTCAGGAAATAGCCAAGACGTGTAAAACGCAAGAAGACTTCACTGAGTTTTTTAAACAGCTAAAGCGTCGAGGCTTAGAGGCTGCGCTATCCGGAGAACTTACGCATCATTTAGGCTATGACAAGCATGCCAAGGCTGTTGAACGCAAAAGCAACAGCCGTAATGGGTACAGCAAGAAGACTATTCAGGTTAATGAAGGCGAAATGGAAATTGCGGTGCCACGTGACCGAACAGGCACATTTGAACCTCATATTATCCCTAAATACGCTACCCGCTTTGATGGTCTTGATGAAAAAATCATTTCATTTTATGCCCGAGGTTTAAGTACACGCGACATCCAAAGCGAGCTTGAAGAAATCTATGGTACAACCATATCACCCACATTGATTTCAAGCGTGACAGACGCGGTTTTATCAGATGTACGTGCCTGGCAGGCAAGGCCTCTGGATAGTTGCTTCCCCATTGTTTATTTGGATTGTATTGTCGTTAAAGTAAAGACTGACAAAGGTATTATTAACAAATCCGTCTATTTGGCATTGGGTGTTAATACAGATGGCTACAAAGAACTTCTGGGCATGTGGATTAGCCAAAATGAAGGCGCAAAATTTTGGCTAAACGTACTGACAGATATAAAAAATCGTGGCCTGGATGAAATATTTATTGCGTGTGTTGATGGACTTACTGGCTTTCCAGAAGCCATTGAAACAGTATATCCACACGCTAAAGTTCAGCTTTGCATTGTACACAAAATTCGAAATTCATTGGCTTATGTCAGCTGGAAAGACCGTAAAATCCTTGCTGCTGATTTAAAAACAATCTACAGTGCCAAAACACTCATTGAGGCTGAAATGGCGCTGGAAGCATTTTCTGAGAAATGGGACGACCAATACCCATCCATAAGCTCCTCATGGCGCAGAGACTGGATACGTATTACCCCATTTTTTGATTATCCAGCTGACATCCGTCGAGCCATATATACGACAAATGCCATCGAATCGTTGAATATGACTTTGCGAAAGGTAATTAAAAATAAAAGAATGTTCCCATCTGACGAATCAGTTTTTAAATTGCTCTATCTTGCGATTGAACGAATTGCTCGGAAATGGACAATGCCGATCCACAACTGGAAGCCAGCTATGAATCGGTTTATGATCGAATTCGGTGATAGAGTTACTGAATAA
- a CDS encoding GNAT family N-acetyltransferase, producing MEKEDKAILSTFVEVFKSFQTDTIIQPSLKYDPTAGISITNLDALFFNGIYIKNPLDQKKLIEELQNLQHELGKPLTIWITAETQIPEFEEMLKARFESPGPFYGMLLDLNQAKLSCSHEKITVELVKNKEQANDFAKIFCEVFHFPNLLESTARWAMKQYEMENPVCMNYLSRIDGVAAGVSSLAIDRNFKTFNAGGFYNACVLPEFRKSGIATAMANHRVTVAKTLGLEYLSIVLMSDAMARGYCEKIGYINHKTMTPYYIR from the coding sequence TTGGAAAAAGAAGACAAAGCCATTCTATCTACGTTTGTAGAAGTTTTTAAATCTTTCCAAACAGACACAATAATCCAACCTTCATTAAAATATGATCCAACAGCTGGTATTTCTATAACAAATCTTGACGCGCTTTTTTTTAATGGTATTTACATTAAAAACCCTCTGGATCAGAAAAAATTAATTGAAGAACTACAAAACCTTCAACATGAGTTAGGTAAACCGTTAACGATTTGGATAACAGCAGAGACACAGATACCAGAGTTTGAGGAAATGCTTAAAGCACGTTTTGAGTCCCCAGGACCTTTTTATGGCATGTTGCTTGATCTTAACCAAGCTAAACTATCTTGCAGTCACGAAAAAATTACTGTTGAACTGGTGAAAAATAAAGAACAGGCCAATGACTTTGCAAAAATATTTTGTGAGGTGTTTCATTTCCCGAATCTTCTTGAGAGCACAGCGAGATGGGCGATGAAACAGTACGAAATGGAAAACCCTGTCTGTATGAATTATCTTTCTAGAATTGATGGTGTTGCGGCAGGGGTGAGTAGTCTTGCCATTGATCGGAATTTTAAAACATTCAATGCGGGAGGTTTTTATAATGCTTGCGTACTCCCCGAATTTAGAAAATCAGGAATTGCAACTGCGATGGCAAATCATCGAGTTACTGTAGCAAAAACGCTTGGTTTGGAATATCTTTCTATCGTTTTGATGTCAGACGCAATGGCACGAGGTTATTGTGAGAAGATTGGCTATATAAATCACAAAACAATGACTCCATACTATATTCGATAA
- a CDS encoding electron transfer flavoprotein-ubiquinone oxidoreductase, translating to MEHETMEYDIVIVGAGPAGLSAAIRLKQLAAESGKEISVCILEKGAQIGSHLLSGAVLDPRSLRDLLPDSWENAPLDTAVTHDSFYFLTGKRAIRLPTPKPMKNHGNYIISIGELCRFLADQAEQLGCEIYPGFPATDILYNNLGQVTGVATGNVGIDKAGEKTPNFQPGMHLLAKQTLFAEGCRGQLSQNLIHRFQLRDNKQPQTYGLGIKEIWRVKPERHQPGTVIHTVGWPLDYKTYGGSFIYHLSDHRVALGFVVGLDYRNPWLNPFAELQRFKTHTFVRHILEDGERIGYGARALNEGGWQSLPKLTFPGGALIGDAAGFLNVPKIKGIHSAIESGMLAAAACFETILSIPEPGHEDQIEPISYSDRIKSSWVASELYAVRNIRPGFKYGLAAGLLNAAFETYITHGKSPWTMKHHVDHTTLLPAAKAKKIIYPKPDGILTFDRLSSVYLSNTYHEENQPCHLVLRDPGLAISVNYKLYASPETRYCPAAVYEIVEEESGPRLQINGQNCIHCKTCDIKDPGQNIVWQAPEGGGGPNYQGM from the coding sequence GTGGAACACGAAACGATGGAATATGATATCGTCATTGTCGGCGCAGGTCCCGCAGGCTTGTCGGCAGCCATCAGACTTAAACAACTGGCTGCCGAGAGTGGTAAGGAAATCAGTGTCTGTATTCTGGAAAAAGGCGCACAGATCGGTTCACACCTTTTATCAGGCGCAGTTCTTGATCCCCGTAGTTTGCGGGATTTATTGCCGGACAGTTGGGAAAACGCGCCTTTGGATACGGCCGTGACTCATGATTCCTTTTATTTTCTTACCGGCAAACGCGCCATTCGTCTCCCCACACCCAAGCCGATGAAAAATCATGGCAATTACATCATCAGCATCGGCGAGCTCTGCCGCTTTCTCGCAGACCAGGCCGAACAACTGGGCTGTGAAATTTACCCCGGGTTTCCGGCTACCGACATTCTTTATAATAATCTTGGTCAGGTAACCGGCGTTGCGACAGGAAATGTAGGGATTGATAAAGCCGGTGAAAAAACACCGAATTTTCAACCAGGCATGCACCTGCTCGCCAAACAAACACTGTTTGCCGAAGGATGTCGCGGCCAGTTAAGCCAGAATCTCATCCATCGTTTTCAATTACGGGACAACAAACAGCCGCAAACTTACGGTTTGGGCATTAAGGAAATCTGGCGGGTCAAACCGGAAAGACACCAACCGGGCACTGTCATTCACACGGTCGGCTGGCCCCTGGATTACAAAACCTACGGCGGTTCCTTTATTTACCATCTCTCCGATCACAGGGTTGCACTTGGCTTTGTCGTCGGCCTGGATTACCGCAATCCCTGGCTTAATCCCTTTGCGGAGTTACAACGTTTCAAAACCCACACCTTTGTCCGCCATATCCTTGAAGACGGAGAACGCATCGGCTACGGAGCGCGTGCACTCAACGAAGGCGGCTGGCAATCCCTGCCGAAACTGACTTTTCCGGGAGGGGCGTTAATCGGTGACGCGGCAGGTTTCCTGAATGTTCCCAAAATCAAAGGTATTCACAGCGCCATAGAATCCGGTATGCTTGCCGCCGCGGCCTGCTTTGAGACCATCCTATCCATTCCGGAACCAGGACATGAAGACCAGATTGAACCAATAAGCTATAGCGACAGGATCAAATCATCCTGGGTTGCCTCGGAACTCTATGCCGTCAGAAACATAAGACCCGGATTCAAATACGGCTTGGCCGCGGGACTTCTTAACGCCGCGTTTGAAACCTATATTACCCATGGCAAATCACCATGGACAATGAAACACCATGTCGATCACACCACCCTGTTGCCGGCTGCCAAAGCTAAAAAAATCATTTATCCCAAACCGGACGGTATTCTGACGTTTGATCGCCTCTCTTCCGTTTATCTGTCCAATACCTACCATGAAGAAAACCAACCCTGTCATCTGGTATTACGTGATCCGGGACTGGCTATTTCCGTTAATTACAAACTCTACGCCTCTCCGGAAACCCGTTATTGCCCCGCGGCTGTTTACGAAATCGTCGAGGAAGAATCCGGCCCTCGCCTGCAGATTAACGGACAAAACTGTATTCATTGCAAAACCTGCGACATCAAGGATCCCGGGCAAAATATCGTATGGCAGGCTCCTGAAGGCGGTGGCGGCCCGAATTATCAAGGGATGTAA
- a CDS encoding F-box protein has protein sequence MSRAKQETPNPLDPKGYHELLKHVMTFLGPRELARLEEINNDWRHIASSDEVWLKATGATKENHKPTLYTLISIPVRSLKMSYHNNFKIDEKIVQNFFLDTNTRKQVDWPEGFGTNYVWNFDGKREYVNKNRIFKNEQEMMDLFSKAVDESPEYSDYLQDACFIKYQQRGNMIQLLGIKYIFSDEFIDINCPVIFDRASIKNFPSFNPLDSTLSADNGEKAMSVEKEAITVATSTEENKDNKNPTITGNNTRQEQKNASIANNTPQAQNRHIFHNNPHRGRGNSRAPIELPPGYKGTSSCTIS, from the coding sequence ATGAGTCGTGCCAAACAAGAAACACCCAATCCCCTTGATCCCAAAGGATACCATGAACTCCTGAAGCACGTGATGACCTTCTTAGGGCCTAGAGAACTGGCCAGACTGGAAGAGATCAATAACGATTGGAGACACATTGCTTCGAGTGATGAGGTCTGGTTAAAGGCTACCGGAGCGACAAAAGAAAATCATAAGCCGACTCTATATACACTAATCAGTATACCCGTACGATCATTAAAGATGTCTTATCATAACAATTTTAAAATTGATGAGAAAATTGTTCAAAATTTTTTTCTTGATACCAATACAAGAAAACAGGTCGACTGGCCGGAAGGTTTTGGAACAAATTATGTGTGGAATTTTGACGGAAAACGCGAATATGTTAATAAAAACAGGATATTCAAAAATGAACAGGAAATGATGGATTTGTTTTCAAAAGCAGTCGATGAAAGTCCTGAATACAGTGACTATCTGCAGGATGCCTGCTTTATTAAATACCAGCAAAGAGGGAATATGATACAACTTCTGGGAATAAAATACATTTTTTCAGATGAATTTATCGATATCAATTGCCCGGTCATTTTTGATAGAGCCTCTATTAAAAATTTCCCTTCTTTCAATCCATTAGATAGTACGTTGTCTGCCGACAATGGCGAGAAAGCAATGAGTGTGGAAAAAGAAGCGATTACTGTTGCCACGTCAACTGAAGAAAACAAGGACAATAAAAACCCGACTATAACCGGGAACAACACTCGACAAGAACAAAAGAATGCTTCCATAGCCAATAATACGCCACAGGCACAAAACAGGCATATTTTCCATAATAATCCGCATCGTGGGCGAGGAAACAGTCGAGCACCGATAGAGCTGCCTCCGGGCTACAAAGGTACCAGCAGTTGCACAATATCCTGA
- a CDS encoding ABC transporter ATP-binding protein — MSRQGKVRQNSYIIPDTDTLPRTLPAFFWRFLRQQPWAFLLFFIAPMALILETNIIPYALKMIVDGISGNEASRTCIFHVLAPALWLGGGAWVGMVTIIRLQNWWQGYVIPRFQAQIRMTVLDYLSQHSYHYFSNQMAGSLANKVNDLPRAMESIRMIISWNMIATFSAILVALLLMMTINGWFVALLLVWVVLQLFISVRFARRINRYSEKNAEDISTVSGKIVDVLTNISAVKLFAGRQNELSYVSRSQEQEFNSNKKLIIFMNVFRLCLDIPVSVMLVVMVYLLITFWQRHLISTGDVVFIFYSFFSIMGQMWFLSHAMADLFRETGVARQALSLIATPIEIKDKPTAATLMVPDGDIQFERVSFHYHQGQRVFENKSVHIAPKERVGLVGYSGSGKTTFTHLLLRFFEVESGRILIDGQDISSVTQQSLRSHIGMIPQDPTLFHRTLLENIAYGKPEASRDDVIEAARLAHCHEFIMSLPRGYDTLVGERGMKLSGGQRQRIAIARAILKNASILILDEATSQLDSLTEESIQAALFELMKDKTTIVIAHRLSTLLHMDRILVFDKGRIIEDGSHPELMARNGLYKAMWDSQVGGFLPDEKK, encoded by the coding sequence ATGAGCAGGCAAGGTAAAGTGCGGCAAAATTCCTACATCATCCCGGATACCGATACGCTGCCCCGAACGTTACCGGCGTTTTTCTGGCGCTTTCTCCGCCAGCAGCCCTGGGCTTTTTTATTGTTTTTTATCGCACCGATGGCGTTAATTCTCGAAACCAACATCATTCCCTATGCCTTGAAAATGATAGTAGATGGTATCAGCGGCAATGAAGCCAGTCGTACCTGTATTTTTCATGTTCTTGCTCCGGCTCTGTGGTTGGGCGGTGGAGCCTGGGTTGGTATGGTGACGATCATCCGTTTGCAGAACTGGTGGCAAGGGTATGTGATTCCACGATTTCAGGCGCAAATACGTATGACGGTTCTGGATTACCTCTCTCAACATTCTTATCATTATTTTTCCAATCAAATGGCCGGCAGCCTGGCTAATAAAGTAAACGACCTGCCGCGCGCCATGGAATCCATCCGGATGATCATCAGCTGGAATATGATCGCAACGTTTTCCGCGATACTGGTTGCCTTATTGCTGATGATGACTATTAACGGGTGGTTTGTGGCTCTCTTGCTGGTTTGGGTCGTACTGCAATTATTCATCAGTGTTCGTTTTGCCCGCAGGATTAATAGATATTCCGAGAAAAACGCCGAAGACATCAGTACAGTGAGTGGTAAAATTGTCGATGTGCTTACCAACATCAGCGCGGTTAAATTGTTTGCAGGGCGGCAAAATGAACTGTCTTACGTGAGCCGCAGTCAGGAGCAGGAATTTAACAGCAATAAAAAACTCATCATTTTCATGAATGTGTTTCGCTTGTGTCTTGATATACCGGTTTCTGTCATGCTGGTGGTTATGGTCTATCTGCTGATTACCTTCTGGCAACGCCATCTTATTTCTACAGGGGATGTTGTTTTTATCTTTTATTCTTTCTTTTCCATCATGGGGCAGATGTGGTTTTTAAGCCATGCCATGGCCGACTTGTTCCGTGAGACAGGCGTTGCCAGGCAGGCATTGTCTCTGATTGCAACGCCCATTGAAATTAAGGATAAACCGACAGCCGCGACATTAATGGTTCCAGACGGGGATATTCAATTTGAACGAGTCAGTTTTCATTATCATCAAGGTCAGCGTGTGTTTGAAAACAAGTCCGTTCATATCGCCCCGAAAGAGCGTGTTGGTCTGGTGGGTTATTCCGGTAGCGGCAAGACGACGTTCACCCATCTCCTGCTTCGTTTTTTTGAGGTTGAATCAGGCCGCATTTTAATCGACGGCCAGGACATCAGTAGCGTTACCCAGCAATCGTTGCGCAGCCATATCGGTATGATTCCCCAGGATCCCACCCTGTTTCATCGTACTTTACTGGAAAATATCGCCTATGGAAAGCCGGAAGCCAGTCGGGATGACGTTATCGAGGCAGCCAGACTGGCGCATTGTCATGAATTTATTATGAGTCTGCCGCGAGGTTACGACACCCTGGTCGGGGAGCGTGGCATGAAACTGTCCGGCGGTCAGCGTCAGCGAATTGCCATAGCGCGTGCGATTTTAAAAAACGCCTCTATTTTGATTCTGGATGAGGCAACATCCCAACTGGATTCGCTAACGGAAGAATCGATCCAGGCGGCGTTGTTTGAATTGATGAAAGATAAGACAACGATAGTGATCGCCCATCGCTTATCGACATTATTGCATATGGACAGGATTCTGGTGTTTGATAAAGGCAGGATCATAGAGGATGGAAGTCATCCTGAGTTAATGGCCCGGAATGGTTTATACAAGGCGATGTGGGACAGTCAGGTGGGAGGTTTTTTGCCTGACGAAAAAAAATAA
- a CDS encoding acetyl-CoA C-acetyltransferase has protein sequence MKTRPVYIAGSARIPFVKSMTDYSQLTVQELMIASLQHLVDVMKLDNRIVGDVGLGAVINSSLNWNLARESVLGTTLNAHTPAYTLQRACGTSLETTLQIALKIANFQIDDGIAGGVDSNSDLPVLFRPSFTHKLLALKQARSWTAKLKALSSFRPHDFKPQYPTVAEPRTGLSMGQHTEKMVKKWGINREHQDKLANISHQNAAKAYEQGFYDDLVYEFQGLKRDKLVRFDSSLDKLAALSPVFDTSGSGTLTAGNSSPLTDGSSAVYLVCEDTANKYDHPLLARFVDAQVAAVDFVGGQGLLMAPTLAVSELLTRNRLSLQDFDFYEIHEAFAGQVLCTLKAWESDEYCRNILHREKALGPIDRSLMNIKGGSVAIGHPFAATGTRIVAGLAKMLHQTGKGRGLISICTAGGMGVAAILEAV, from the coding sequence ATGAAAACGAGACCCGTTTACATCGCAGGAAGCGCCAGAATCCCTTTTGTCAAATCCATGACGGATTACAGCCAATTGACCGTACAGGAATTGATGATCGCATCGCTGCAACACCTCGTCGATGTCATGAAGCTCGACAATCGCATCGTTGGAGATGTCGGGTTGGGAGCCGTCATCAACAGCTCCCTGAACTGGAATCTGGCCCGCGAATCCGTTTTGGGAACCACGCTCAATGCCCATACACCTGCCTACACGCTGCAGCGCGCCTGTGGTACCAGTCTGGAAACAACCTTGCAAATCGCTTTGAAAATCGCCAACTTCCAGATTGATGACGGCATTGCAGGTGGAGTCGACAGCAACAGCGATTTACCGGTTTTGTTTCGCCCTTCTTTCACGCATAAACTTCTGGCCTTGAAACAGGCCAGAAGCTGGACAGCAAAACTAAAAGCCCTGAGCTCTTTCCGCCCCCATGACTTCAAACCCCAATACCCGACGGTCGCCGAACCACGTACCGGACTGTCCATGGGACAGCATACCGAAAAAATGGTCAAAAAATGGGGAATTAACCGCGAGCACCAGGATAAACTGGCCAATATAAGCCATCAAAATGCCGCAAAAGCCTATGAACAAGGCTTTTATGACGATCTGGTTTATGAGTTCCAAGGACTTAAACGCGACAAACTGGTTCGCTTCGATTCCTCACTGGACAAACTGGCCGCCTTGTCTCCGGTTTTCGACACCAGCGGCAGCGGCACTCTCACCGCAGGAAACAGCAGCCCTCTGACCGATGGTTCGTCCGCCGTTTATCTGGTTTGTGAAGACACGGCTAATAAATACGACCATCCTCTACTGGCTCGTTTTGTTGACGCCCAGGTTGCCGCCGTTGATTTTGTCGGGGGACAGGGTTTGTTAATGGCACCGACTCTGGCGGTCAGCGAATTGTTAACACGAAACAGGCTATCCCTGCAGGATTTTGATTTTTATGAAATACACGAAGCCTTCGCAGGACAGGTTCTATGTACCTTAAAAGCCTGGGAGTCTGATGAGTATTGCCGCAATATCCTGCATCGGGAAAAGGCTCTGGGACCCATTGACCGTTCACTCATGAATATTAAGGGCGGCAGCGTCGCCATTGGCCATCCTTTTGCGGCAACAGGAACGCGAATTGTCGCCGGACTGGCAAAAATGCTTCATCAAACCGGCAAGGGACGCGGCTTGATTTCCATCTGTACCGCCGGCGGCATGGGGGTTGCGGCAATTCTTGAAGCCGTCTGA
- a CDS encoding protease inhibitor I42 family protein, translating to MKILLASFILLMSTVLFAENTMTADVHPGQEKLTITLPSNPTTGYSWTVKKYDKSLFKLLSSRYLAPKTQLIGAGGNMLFVFKVIKATPQPETSVMEFLYARPWEPDKGTLKTVTIRFQKDTR from the coding sequence ATGAAGATATTGTTGGCAAGCTTTATATTATTGATGAGTACGGTATTGTTTGCCGAAAATACCATGACAGCGGATGTTCATCCTGGCCAGGAAAAACTGACGATAACGCTGCCATCCAATCCCACTACCGGTTATAGCTGGACGGTAAAAAAATACGATAAATCATTATTCAAATTGCTATCAAGTCGATATTTGGCTCCCAAAACCCAATTAATAGGGGCGGGTGGAAACATGTTGTTTGTGTTTAAAGTAATAAAAGCCACGCCTCAACCGGAAACCAGTGTCATGGAGTTTCTCTATGCCCGCCCCTGGGAGCCTGACAAGGGAACCTTGAAAACAGTAACCATTCGTTTTCAGAAAGATACCAGGTAA